A stretch of the Lolium perenne isolate Kyuss_39 chromosome 3, Kyuss_2.0, whole genome shotgun sequence genome encodes the following:
- the LOC127342404 gene encoding uncharacterized protein, producing MEDFVVSYVVTGLAFWSTAFLVMRALMPKRSYEFCNRAVSTMHAVAAVGMSCLSVADWSCPVCPLNAPSSQRQMKSLAVTLSYMIYDAACCHLNGDVRLDNTVHHLVSIVGIGAGLAYQRCGTEMMACMFITEISSPLLHLREMLKELGVKDTDLNLTVDILFAATFSVARMVGGPYLTYVTLTTDYPILIKAMAAGLQLVSAYWFLRILRMVRYKLGKKRPAAAPKLADN from the exons ATGGAGGACTTCGTGGTGAGCTACGTGGTGACAGGACTGGCGTTCTGGTCGACGGCGTTCCTGGTGATGCGGGCGCTGATGCCGAAGCGGTCGTACGAGTTCTGCAACCGCGCCGTGTCCACAAtgcacgccgtcgccgccgtcggcaTGTCCTGCCTCTCCGTCGCGGACTGGTCCTGTCCCGTCTGCCCGCTCAACGCCCCCTCCTCCCAGCGCCAG ATGAAGTCGCTGGCGGTGACGCTGTCGTACATGATCTACGACGCGGCGTGCTGCCACCTCAACGGCGACGTGCGGCTCGACAACACCGTGCACCACCTCGTCAGCATCGTCGGCATCGGCGCAGGCCTCGCGTACCAGAGGTGCGGGACGGAGATGATGGCCTGCATGTTCATCACTGAGATCTCCAGCCCGCTGCTGCACCTCAGGGAGATGCTCAAGGAGCTCGGCGTCAAGGACACAGACCTCAACCTCACCGTCGAC ATTCTGTTTGCGGCGACCTTCTCGGTGGCACGGATGGTGGGAGGGCCGTACCTAACCTATGTCACCCTGACGACAGATTACCCGATCCTCATCAAG GCCATGGCGGCGGGCTTGCAACTGGTGAGCGCCTACTGGTTCCTCAGGATCCTACGGATGGTCAGGTACAAGCTCGGGAAGAAGAGACCTGCAGCGGCGCCCAAACTCGCCGACAACTGA